One window of Paenibacillus albicereus genomic DNA carries:
- a CDS encoding GNAT family N-acetyltransferase: MAATEPEKSGNGYVIREGGEPIGEITYAPSDGGKVWIVDHTYVSPSHRGQNLASSLLQAVVDEARREGVKIEPACSYAAAQFKRRKDYADLLA; the protein is encoded by the coding sequence ATGGCCGCAACCGAGCCGGAAAAATCAGGGAATGGATACGTCATCCGCGAGGGCGGGGAGCCGATCGGAGAAATCACCTACGCCCCGTCGGACGGCGGCAAGGTATGGATCGTCGACCACACGTACGTATCGCCCTCGCATCGGGGCCAGAACCTGGCCTCGAGCCTGCTGCAAGCCGTCGTCGACGAGGCGCGCCGCGAAGGCGTCAAGATCGAGCCGGCCTGCTCGTACGCGGCCGCTCAGTTCAAGCGGCGCAAGGATTACGCCGATCTGCTCGCCTAG
- a CDS encoding helix-turn-helix transcriptional regulator, with product MSTKDKQPESASATRTRRQIVDLLKQHGPLDAAALAGRLGVSGMAVRQHLYGLEKEGLIDHREEPRAMGRPAKLWALTSEANRLFPAGYAELTIGLMDSVRETFGEEGLEKLLAVRNGKQIAHYSLPAGEAEQAVESGSLLEEKLRRLVELRTAEGYMAEYEREPDGTYVFTEKHCPICDAAQACASLCRFETGMIRGVLGEGVEVERTEHLLSGGRRCVYRIAP from the coding sequence ATGTCGACGAAAGACAAACAGCCCGAGAGCGCCAGCGCGACCCGGACCCGCAGGCAGATCGTGGATCTCCTGAAGCAGCACGGCCCGCTCGACGCCGCCGCGCTGGCCGGACGGCTCGGCGTCTCCGGCATGGCGGTGCGGCAGCATCTGTACGGACTGGAGAAGGAAGGGCTGATCGACCACCGCGAGGAGCCGCGCGCGATGGGCCGGCCGGCCAAGCTATGGGCGCTGACGTCCGAGGCCAATCGGCTGTTCCCGGCGGGCTACGCGGAGCTGACGATCGGTCTCATGGACTCGGTGCGCGAGACGTTCGGCGAGGAGGGGCTCGAAAAGCTGCTTGCCGTCCGCAACGGCAAGCAGATCGCCCACTATTCCTTGCCTGCGGGCGAGGCGGAGCAAGCGGTGGAGAGCGGATCGCTGCTGGAGGAGAAGCTGCGGCGGCTCGTCGAGCTCCGCACGGCGGAGGGCTATATGGCCGAGTACGAGCGGGAGCCGGACGGGACGTACGTCTTCACCGAGAAGCATTGCCCGATCTGCGACGCGGCCCAGGCTTGCGCCAGCCTGTGCCGGTTCGAGACCGGCATGATTCGCGGCGTGCTCGGCGAGGGCGTCGAGGTCGAGCGGACCGAGCATCTGCTGAGCGGCGGCCGACGCTGCGTGTACCGCATCGCGCCCTGA
- a CDS encoding phage holin, LLH family, with the protein MLDIEEWPVWAAFAEDAMTALLALAVIVAAPILCRRGVAYLSVKAGEHQRVLLHRIAEEAAALAESAYPNGGGPQKLAMAMKYAQEQLRLLGIRLGQEALRASIEKAVLDYNAMIKPWEGIPASAVIRSPYGEGVSQ; encoded by the coding sequence ATGTTGGATATCGAAGAATGGCCTGTCTGGGCGGCTTTTGCAGAGGATGCGATGACCGCATTGCTGGCGCTTGCCGTCATCGTCGCGGCGCCGATCCTGTGCCGCCGCGGCGTCGCGTACCTGTCGGTAAAAGCCGGGGAGCATCAGCGCGTGCTGCTGCACCGCATCGCCGAGGAGGCCGCGGCGCTCGCGGAGTCCGCTTATCCGAACGGCGGAGGGCCGCAAAAGCTGGCGATGGCCATGAAGTACGCGCAGGAGCAGCTGCGGCTCCTCGGCATCCGGCTGGGCCAGGAAGCGCTGCGCGCCTCGATCGAGAAGGCCGTCCTGGACTACAATGCCATGATCAAGCCATGGGAGGGCATTCCGGCTTCGGCCGTCATCCGCAGCCCCTATGGGGAGGGCGTGAGCCAGTAG
- a CDS encoding HAD family hydrolase, whose translation MNQTTKAVIFDFDGTIIDTETAWYTAFHDAYKEHGVHLTLEMYSGCIGTSLHRFNPYEYLMTDLGLPIDRTEFREAIHRRHDELMRQEAIRPGVQHYLDEARRQGLRIGLASSSKREWVLRFLGQLGLTDYFEAIRTADDVEHVKPHPALYLQTMAALGVRPEETVAIEDSPNGAKAAHAAGIRCVVTPNAITRSLEFGPCTHRADSLEQIDFNRHVMI comes from the coding sequence ATGAACCAAACGACCAAAGCCGTCATTTTCGATTTCGACGGAACGATCATCGACACCGAAACCGCCTGGTACACCGCTTTCCATGATGCCTACAAAGAGCATGGCGTGCACTTGACGCTGGAGATGTACTCCGGCTGCATCGGCACGAGCCTGCACCGCTTCAATCCCTATGAATACCTCATGACCGATCTCGGCCTGCCGATCGACCGAACCGAGTTCCGCGAGGCGATCCACCGCCGCCACGACGAGCTGATGCGGCAGGAAGCGATTCGTCCCGGCGTCCAGCATTACCTCGACGAGGCCCGGCGCCAAGGACTGCGCATCGGCCTCGCCTCCAGCTCCAAGCGCGAATGGGTGCTCCGGTTCCTCGGCCAGCTCGGTCTGACGGACTACTTCGAAGCGATCCGCACCGCGGACGACGTGGAGCATGTCAAGCCTCATCCCGCGCTCTACCTGCAGACGATGGCAGCGCTCGGCGTGCGGCCGGAGGAAACGGTCGCGATCGAGGACTCGCCGAACGGCGCCAAAGCCGCTCACGCCGCCGGCATCCGCTGCGTCGTCACGCCCAACGCCATCACGCGCAGCCTGGAGTTCGGCCCCTGCACGCATCGAGCCGACTCGCTGGAGCAAATCGACTTCAACCGCCACGTCATGATTTAA
- a CDS encoding helix-turn-helix transcriptional regulator, producing the protein MPDESYTTEEIARLLKISKLTVYDLIKKGALPAYRVGKQMRVDASDLEAYKRRAKEREAGGGAASSRSGDKTIAKRGPTAAANAGRDRSAARRGAGLTADSAASEDSGLEAVRPTAGAPARPVVLTGQDPGMDLLAAHLSRAGFRALRSHKGSLDSLIDLYQGASDVVSTHLWDGDTDTYNLPYIRKLLVGAPLLAVNLLVRPAGLYVAQGNPLGLTGWSDLGRPALRIVNRERGAGARVLLDEQLRLHGLAAAGIAGYDRCVNSHMEVAAAVASGEADAGVGMAKAAELVSGIDFVPLIQERYDLVVLRTKANERLLEELLGVLGQPAFRKELGAITGCDVSRTGTVWLET; encoded by the coding sequence ATGCCGGATGAATCCTATACGACGGAAGAAATAGCCCGACTGCTGAAAATATCCAAGCTGACCGTCTACGACCTGATTAAAAAAGGGGCGCTGCCCGCGTATCGAGTCGGCAAGCAGATGCGCGTAGACGCCTCCGACCTGGAAGCCTACAAGCGGAGGGCCAAGGAGCGGGAGGCGGGGGGCGGAGCGGCGTCGAGCCGGTCCGGGGACAAGACGATCGCGAAGCGCGGCCCGACGGCAGCGGCGAATGCCGGGCGCGATCGCTCCGCAGCGCGCCGAGGGGCGGGCCTGACGGCGGATTCCGCCGCAAGCGAGGACAGCGGCTTGGAAGCTGTCCGACCGACGGCGGGCGCGCCGGCTCGGCCGGTCGTCTTGACCGGGCAGGATCCCGGCATGGACCTGCTGGCCGCTCATTTGTCCCGAGCGGGGTTCCGCGCGCTCCGGTCGCATAAGGGGAGCCTGGACAGCCTCATCGATCTGTATCAAGGAGCCTCGGATGTCGTCAGCACCCATCTCTGGGACGGAGACACCGATACGTATAATCTGCCTTACATCCGCAAGCTGCTTGTCGGCGCGCCTCTGCTGGCGGTCAATCTGCTCGTCCGTCCGGCGGGGCTGTACGTCGCGCAAGGGAACCCGCTGGGACTGACGGGCTGGAGCGATCTGGGCCGGCCGGCCTTGCGCATCGTCAATCGGGAGCGCGGCGCCGGTGCGAGGGTGCTGCTGGACGAGCAGCTTCGGCTGCATGGACTCGCTGCCGCCGGCATTGCCGGGTATGACCGCTGCGTCAACAGCCATATGGAGGTCGCCGCGGCCGTCGCTTCCGGGGAAGCCGATGCCGGAGTGGGCATGGCCAAGGCGGCGGAGCTCGTCAGCGGAATCGATTTTGTGCCGCTCATTCAGGAGCGGTACGATCTCGTCGTCCTGCGGACGAAAGCGAACGAGCGGCTGCTGGAGGAGCTGCTTGGAGTGCTGGGGCAGCCGGCATTCCGCAAGGAGCTCGGCGCCATCACGGGCTGCGACGTGAGCCGGACCGGAACGGTCTGGCTGGAGACTTGA
- the modA gene encoding molybdate ABC transporter substrate-binding protein: protein MPRHRRSVFPFLPNACFLLLALALLLAGCGQASDSDRANAGAVSPDSPASSAGVKPSAEPGAQPSPAGSERVRLTVSAAASLTEALGEIETSFEAAHPTLELNFNFGASGTLQKQIEQGAPVDLFISASGKNMKALADAKLVDAAHSADLLANKLVLVVSRDSQLAPSSLDDLTDKAYSRIAVGIPESVPAGQYAKQALDNSGLWDALEDKLVQAKDVKAVLQMVETGNAEAGFVYETDALGSDRATLALKAEPASYSPILYPAAVLAETKHPEEAAAFYEYLRSSEAMDVFLRYGFSESP from the coding sequence ATGCCAAGACACCGCCGTTCCGTGTTCCCGTTCCTTCCAAACGCCTGCTTCCTGCTGCTCGCCTTGGCGCTGCTGCTTGCCGGCTGCGGCCAGGCCTCCGACTCCGACCGCGCGAATGCGGGAGCTGTCTCCCCCGATTCTCCGGCATCGTCCGCCGGCGTCAAGCCGAGCGCGGAGCCAGGCGCGCAGCCTTCCCCGGCGGGCTCCGAGCGTGTCCGGCTCACCGTCTCCGCCGCCGCCAGCCTGACCGAGGCGCTCGGGGAGATCGAGACCTCCTTTGAGGCCGCGCATCCGACCCTTGAGCTCAACTTCAATTTCGGCGCATCCGGCACGCTGCAAAAGCAGATCGAGCAAGGCGCTCCCGTCGATCTCTTCATCTCCGCCTCGGGCAAAAACATGAAGGCTCTGGCCGATGCCAAGCTCGTCGACGCCGCCCATTCGGCCGATCTGCTGGCGAACAAGCTGGTGCTCGTCGTCTCCCGGGACAGCCAGCTGGCCCCGAGCAGCCTGGACGATCTCACGGACAAGGCCTACTCCCGCATCGCCGTCGGCATTCCCGAAAGCGTGCCGGCCGGCCAGTACGCCAAGCAGGCGCTGGACAACTCCGGGCTCTGGGACGCGCTGGAGGATAAGCTCGTGCAGGCGAAGGACGTCAAGGCCGTGCTGCAGATGGTCGAGACGGGCAATGCGGAGGCCGGCTTCGTCTACGAGACCGACGCGCTCGGCTCGGACCGGGCCACGTTGGCGCTGAAGGCAGAACCCGCTTCGTATTCGCCGATCCTCTATCCGGCGGCCGTGCTCGCCGAGACCAAGCATCCCGAAGAAGCGGCCGCATTCTATGAGTACCTCCGCTCTTCGGAAGCCATGGACGTTTTTCTCCGCTACGGGTTCTCCGAATCGCCATGA
- a CDS encoding transcriptional repressor: MAIAPTRRNAAPSPLSPAAPSSCRLQEAVAQIEARGIRLNPQRYALLEYIYTADTSATVEQLVRELQASGHGHGRGAGATAVYSQLRVFERMGLVRETRRDGEVPRYGPALARNSRPAV; the protein is encoded by the coding sequence ATGGCCATCGCGCCGACCCGACGCAATGCCGCTCCGTCGCCCTTGTCTCCTGCCGCCCCGTCCTCTTGCCGCTTGCAGGAAGCTGTCGCTCAGATCGAAGCAAGAGGCATCCGCCTCAATCCCCAGCGCTACGCGCTGCTCGAATATATCTATACCGCCGACACGTCGGCCACGGTGGAGCAGCTGGTCCGCGAGCTGCAAGCGTCCGGACACGGACATGGCCGCGGCGCGGGAGCGACCGCCGTCTACAGTCAGCTGCGCGTATTCGAGCGGATGGGACTCGTGCGCGAGACCCGTCGGGACGGCGAGGTTCCTCGCTACGGACCGGCGCTCGCCCGCAACTCCCGTCCGGCCGTCTGA
- a CDS encoding MFS transporter — MNQPRLFRWLWAGQSLSNLGDTLYLLAIVTIVYELTGSALFSSLVPLARVAGQLACGIAAPIVMDRWPLTRLIQLSQLLQVLLFLVLLLAVRGLDEAGIGGVLALIGLLSFTDGITTPVRNALVPRYVGKKELLRANGLMSTTDQIVMMAGWAAGGVIVAWLGATPVLNATLAIYAAALFMTLRLREPAGEGTGEAADAAEDGASARGAEADNDGTTTDKARLDGSGKTFAAGAGGSEAESRPGGAWASVQEGWRNIWRNPVLRLIFWIETIEGTVSATWIGALLLVYATEQLGSGTEWYGFINAGYFAGCIAGGLLVVAFTRRLSRWPALSIAAGAGLMGLFTLAFAWTTAPLLALALVVLMGPPQQLREVTRRTVFQKVCPPEQLPKVMSAENTLVYSLFGLSVVLLSWMADRWGVGAVYTMSGLFYLTTAILTALFRRRIDAASRAADAAEAASERLSQAAGRQPLDRSSGADAGVEPLTRP, encoded by the coding sequence ATGAACCAACCTCGGTTATTCCGCTGGCTTTGGGCGGGGCAGAGCTTATCCAATCTGGGCGACACGCTCTATCTGCTGGCGATCGTGACGATCGTCTACGAGCTGACCGGCTCGGCGCTGTTCTCCTCGCTCGTGCCGCTCGCGCGCGTGGCGGGCCAGCTCGCTTGCGGCATCGCCGCGCCGATCGTAATGGACCGCTGGCCGCTGACGAGGCTCATCCAGCTGTCCCAGCTGCTGCAGGTGCTGCTGTTCCTCGTGCTCCTGCTGGCTGTGCGAGGGCTGGACGAGGCCGGGATCGGCGGCGTGCTTGCCCTGATCGGGCTGCTTAGCTTCACCGACGGAATTACGACGCCGGTGCGCAACGCGCTGGTGCCCCGCTATGTCGGCAAAAAGGAGCTGCTGCGCGCGAACGGCCTCATGTCCACGACCGACCAGATCGTCATGATGGCCGGATGGGCGGCCGGAGGCGTCATCGTCGCCTGGCTGGGAGCGACGCCGGTCTTGAACGCGACGCTCGCCATCTATGCCGCTGCGCTGTTCATGACGCTTCGCCTGCGCGAGCCGGCAGGCGAGGGAACAGGAGAAGCCGCGGATGCGGCCGAAGACGGAGCGTCGGCCCGTGGCGCTGAAGCTGACAACGATGGAACGACAACCGATAAAGCGAGGCTCGACGGGAGCGGGAAGACATTCGCTGCGGGCGCCGGCGGCTCGGAGGCGGAAAGCCGACCAGGCGGCGCATGGGCATCGGTCCAGGAGGGCTGGCGGAATATTTGGCGCAATCCGGTGCTGCGGCTCATCTTTTGGATCGAGACGATCGAGGGAACGGTGAGCGCGACGTGGATCGGAGCGCTGCTGCTCGTCTATGCGACGGAGCAGCTCGGCTCCGGCACCGAATGGTACGGGTTCATCAACGCCGGGTACTTCGCCGGCTGCATCGCGGGCGGGCTGCTCGTCGTCGCCTTCACGCGGCGGCTGTCCCGCTGGCCGGCGCTGTCGATCGCGGCGGGCGCGGGCCTGATGGGGCTGTTCACGCTCGCCTTCGCTTGGACGACGGCTCCGCTGCTGGCGCTGGCGCTCGTCGTGCTGATGGGGCCGCCGCAGCAGCTGCGGGAGGTGACGAGGCGGACGGTATTCCAAAAGGTCTGTCCGCCGGAGCAGCTGCCCAAGGTGATGAGCGCGGAGAACACGCTCGTCTACTCGCTGTTCGGCCTGTCCGTCGTGCTGCTGTCCTGGATGGCGGACCGCTGGGGAGTCGGAGCCGTCTACACGATGTCCGGCCTGTTCTATCTGACGACCGCGATCCTTACGGCGCTGTTCCGACGGCGCATCGACGCGGCCTCCCGCGCAGCGGACGCGGCGGAAGCGGCCTCCGAAAGACTGTCGCAAGCGGCTGGCAGGCAGCCGCTGGATCGAAGCTCCGGGGCCGACGCAGGCGTCGAGCCGCTCACCCGGCCGTGA
- the modB gene encoding molybdate ABC transporter permease subunit codes for MSVSSVDWEAFWPPVLLSLRIALLASIAALVLGTAAARWMSRTRLRGKLLVETAFLLPLVLPPTVVGFVLLVGFGRRSWAGRLIEAVFSSPLVFTWWAGVLASVVVSFPLVYQTMKTGFASIDQDLEQAARSAGASELQVLRFVALPLAYRSLLAAFVLGFARSLGEFGATLMIAGNIPGVTQTVPTAIYVAVDSGQTSMAWAWTIAIVAFSFVLLLVTGGSRSRDSIREHR; via the coding sequence ATGAGCGTGTCCTCGGTCGATTGGGAGGCCTTCTGGCCTCCCGTTCTGCTGTCGCTGCGCATCGCGCTGCTCGCCTCGATCGCCGCCCTCGTCCTCGGCACGGCCGCCGCGCGCTGGATGTCACGGACGCGGCTGCGCGGCAAGCTGCTGGTCGAAACGGCGTTCCTGCTGCCGCTCGTGCTGCCGCCGACCGTCGTCGGCTTCGTGCTGCTCGTCGGATTCGGCCGCCGCAGCTGGGCGGGACGGCTGATCGAGGCCGTCTTCTCCTCGCCGCTCGTCTTCACCTGGTGGGCCGGCGTCCTGGCTTCCGTCGTCGTATCGTTTCCGCTGGTCTACCAGACGATGAAAACGGGCTTCGCCTCCATCGACCAAGACCTGGAGCAAGCCGCCCGCTCCGCCGGAGCGAGCGAGCTCCAGGTGCTGCGATTCGTCGCGCTGCCGCTGGCGTACCGGTCCCTGCTCGCCGCCTTCGTGCTCGGCTTCGCCCGCAGCCTCGGCGAGTTCGGAGCGACGCTCATGATCGCCGGCAACATTCCGGGCGTGACGCAAACGGTGCCGACCGCCATTTATGTCGCCGTAGACAGCGGCCAGACCTCCATGGCCTGGGCATGGACGATCGCGATCGTCGCCTTCTCCTTCGTGCTGCTGCTCGTGACCGGGGGCAGCCGCTCCCGTGATTCCATCCGAGAGCACCGTTAG
- a CDS encoding AraC family transcriptional regulator: MPIPRGLDEIWFKLRDAAPFAAAGPSPVRPEWRSDFRLVAVTGGQGMLAAGDRAVPLHSGVVYISPPGENLRADVVSAYRLEMYVFRFQALTSDESDGGAVPLPRHATAIPLSGEPLPYPAAALVSLCKTVCACRSSLDPLERFRGQTVFEDLLHRLFKEALSGTEQQLDAALETVRTYIEQHYEKDVTVKRLAEMSRISPRHLMRLFKESYGMTIGEYTKELRRAGKRPAGLLARSTLAERYQLPEAAGHRFG; encoded by the coding sequence TTGCCAATTCCGCGAGGGCTGGACGAAATCTGGTTCAAGCTGCGGGATGCGGCGCCGTTCGCGGCGGCGGGGCCAAGCCCGGTGCGGCCGGAGTGGCGATCGGACTTCCGGCTCGTCGCCGTGACGGGCGGGCAGGGAATGCTGGCGGCTGGAGACCGCGCCGTGCCCTTGCACAGCGGCGTCGTCTACATCAGTCCCCCCGGAGAAAACCTCCGCGCCGACGTCGTCTCCGCTTATCGGCTGGAAATGTACGTGTTCCGGTTCCAGGCGCTGACGTCGGACGAGTCGGATGGCGGCGCCGTGCCGCTGCCGCGCCATGCGACGGCGATTCCGCTGTCGGGGGAGCCGCTGCCTTACCCGGCGGCGGCGCTCGTGTCGCTGTGCAAGACGGTCTGCGCCTGCCGGAGCAGCCTCGATCCGCTGGAGCGGTTCCGCGGGCAGACCGTCTTCGAGGATTTGCTGCATCGCCTGTTCAAGGAAGCGCTGAGCGGTACGGAGCAGCAGCTCGATGCGGCGCTGGAGACGGTCCGGACCTATATCGAGCAGCATTACGAAAAGGACGTGACGGTCAAGCGGCTGGCGGAGATGTCCCGCATCAGCCCCCGCCACTTAATGCGCCTGTTCAAGGAAAGCTACGGCATGACGATCGGCGAGTACACGAAGGAGCTGCGCCGTGCGGGAAAGCGGCCGGCGGGCCTGCTCGCGCGCAGCACGCTCGCGGAGCGCTACCAGCTGCCGGAAGCGGCGGGCCACCGGTTCGGCTGA
- a CDS encoding mannitol-1-phosphate 5-dehydrogenase, with amino-acid sequence MNAAQPNLAMQELAAGRVGAEPASHSSPVREPAPARPKAVHFGAGNIGRGLVGVTLARAGYEIVFAARNPEQIRLLREHRAYEVEYADEAGRRETVGPVGAVAIGKEKELADAIETAELITTAVGLSALPSIAKVLAKALESRLAKPVGRPLPIIACENGIRASSQLKRLVFRHLPERLREPAERQLAFPDSMVDRIVPAQKQPDPLAVRVEPFSEWIVEKGGAEPMRRIRGVRYVGDLDPWMERKLFTVNTGHCAAAYFGYLAGFRTIQEALASEPVRSKVREALRETGTMLARRHGFDAAEHEAYIEETLQRFANPALSDKISRIARSPRRKLGQGDRLVRPLLLGHELGLEMPALQEAIAAALAYRHPLDAESVELERLLRRDGLEGALSRKLGLPRTHDLVRSVCAAYDRLGR; translated from the coding sequence TTGAATGCAGCACAACCGAATCTGGCGATGCAGGAGCTCGCGGCCGGGCGAGTCGGAGCCGAGCCGGCAAGCCACTCGTCCCCCGTGCGGGAACCTGCCCCCGCGCGGCCCAAGGCCGTCCACTTCGGAGCCGGCAACATCGGCCGCGGCCTCGTCGGCGTCACGCTGGCCAGAGCCGGTTACGAAATCGTATTCGCCGCGCGGAATCCGGAGCAGATCCGCCTGCTGCGGGAGCATCGCGCCTACGAGGTCGAATATGCCGACGAAGCCGGGAGGCGCGAGACGGTCGGACCGGTCGGCGCCGTGGCGATCGGCAAAGAGAAGGAGCTGGCCGATGCCATCGAGACGGCGGAGCTGATTACGACGGCCGTCGGCCTGTCCGCGCTGCCCTCCATCGCCAAGGTGCTGGCCAAGGCGCTGGAAAGCCGGCTGGCGAAGCCCGTCGGCCGGCCGCTGCCGATCATCGCCTGCGAGAACGGCATCCGGGCGAGCAGCCAGCTCAAGCGGCTCGTCTTCCGGCACTTGCCCGAACGGCTTCGCGAGCCGGCCGAGCGGCAGCTGGCCTTTCCGGATTCGATGGTCGACCGCATCGTCCCGGCTCAGAAGCAGCCGGATCCGCTCGCGGTGCGCGTCGAGCCCTTTTCGGAATGGATCGTCGAAAAGGGCGGGGCGGAGCCGATGCGGCGCATCCGCGGCGTCCGCTACGTGGGCGATCTCGACCCATGGATGGAGCGCAAGCTGTTCACCGTCAACACCGGCCACTGCGCCGCCGCCTATTTCGGCTACCTGGCCGGATTCCGCACGATCCAGGAGGCGCTCGCCAGCGAGCCGGTTCGGTCCAAGGTGCGGGAGGCGCTCCGGGAGACCGGAACGATGCTTGCCCGCCGCCACGGCTTCGACGCCGCCGAGCATGAGGCCTATATTGAGGAGACGCTCCAGCGCTTCGCCAATCCCGCTCTCTCCGACAAGATCAGCCGCATCGCCCGCTCGCCGCGGCGCAAGCTGGGGCAGGGCGACCGCCTCGTCCGACCGCTGCTGCTCGGACACGAGCTCGGCTTGGAGATGCCCGCGCTGCAGGAGGCGATCGCCGCCGCGCTCGCTTATCGCCATCCGCTCGATGCCGAATCGGTCGAGCTGGAGCGCCTCCTCCGCCGGGACGGACTGGAAGGAGCGCTCAGCCGCAAGCTCGGCCTGCCGCGGACGCACGATCTTGTGCGATCCGTCTGCGCCGCTTACGACCGGCTCGGGCGGTAA
- a CDS encoding BTAD domain-containing putative transcriptional regulator: MKPGIENLFSIIIGEIDKKTENGLSGEEGDALKGLLEEARQAIAGEDYAAAESHLGGIVEREPELGAAQAAVLYALIAQDKWEAVEAQEKVLLQTAANAEEQADVQAMIANLLGELGHYGRVVERLEALVAEHPERKADFAALLSAAYIRTGREADAWRIVEEALPAEGEEGPAHLPLLVAQINRVIDLKKWDRWSKIQTRVRRFLKSLEQGDDLVRARIVLLLECQSYMQAGRFREAELFAELVYGMDSKSEEIRELRKQMQEMHALSKELEKLQKDTAVHPAIVIRNMEWYYGEFNEEAAAGLRAQLPAEVLSRLDAEPEKLMNGILQLRFRYPAFYRRYQEEWQEVYKQKQAELAQPSGS, translated from the coding sequence TTGAAACCAGGAATCGAGAACCTGTTCTCCATCATAATCGGCGAAATCGACAAAAAGACTGAAAACGGTCTCTCCGGCGAAGAAGGCGACGCCCTGAAGGGCCTGCTGGAGGAAGCGCGCCAAGCGATCGCGGGCGAAGACTATGCCGCGGCCGAGAGTCATCTGGGCGGCATCGTGGAGCGCGAGCCCGAGCTGGGCGCGGCTCAGGCGGCCGTGCTGTACGCGCTCATCGCCCAGGACAAGTGGGAAGCGGTCGAGGCGCAGGAAAAGGTGCTGCTGCAGACGGCTGCCAACGCCGAGGAGCAGGCGGACGTCCAGGCGATGATCGCCAACCTGCTCGGAGAGCTCGGCCACTACGGCCGTGTCGTCGAGCGTCTCGAGGCGCTCGTCGCCGAGCATCCGGAGCGCAAGGCGGACTTCGCTGCCCTGCTGTCGGCGGCCTACATCCGGACGGGCCGCGAGGCGGACGCCTGGCGCATCGTCGAGGAGGCGCTCCCGGCCGAAGGCGAGGAGGGGCCGGCCCATCTGCCGCTGCTCGTCGCTCAGATCAACCGCGTCATCGACCTCAAGAAATGGGACCGCTGGTCCAAGATCCAGACGCGCGTCCGCCGCTTCCTGAAGTCGCTGGAGCAGGGCGACGACCTCGTGCGCGCCCGCATCGTGCTGCTGCTCGAGTGCCAGTCCTACATGCAGGCGGGACGCTTCCGCGAGGCTGAGCTGTTCGCCGAGCTCGTCTACGGCATGGACAGCAAGAGCGAGGAGATTCGCGAGCTGCGCAAGCAGATGCAGGAGATGCACGCTCTCTCCAAGGAGCTCGAGAAGCTGCAGAAGGACACGGCCGTCCATCCGGCCATCGTCATTCGCAACATGGAATGGTACTACGGCGAGTTCAACGAGGAGGCGGCTGCCGGCCTTCGCGCCCAGCTGCCGGCCGAGGTGCTGAGCCGCCTGGACGCCGAGCCGGAGAAGCTCATGAACGGCATCCTGCAGCTGCGTTTCCGCTATCCGGCATTCTACCGCCGCTACCAGGAAGAGTGGCAGGAAGTATACAAGCAAAAGCAAGCCGAGCTGGCTCAGCCAAGCGGCAGCTAA